The following are encoded together in the Streptomyces flavofungini genome:
- a CDS encoding thioesterase II family protein: protein MSRNKWIRTFHAKPDAKARLVCFPHAGGPSIAFTALSAALPADVELLAVQYPGRQDRRAEPFAEDVTALATGIVDALADFDDRPLFLLGHSFGSLVAFESARLLQERTGLARLFASAAWPPSADWRAHADGAHSDEEILGHIRWLGGVPDIILNDPEMVAEMIRLMRGDQEALGRYRSKDGAAITAPLTVLLARDDPKNTAEQMADWERHTTGEYRLEEIPGGHFALTEPDPAVVPLLTRVIRADLARAAGEAGGA, encoded by the coding sequence ATGAGTCGCAACAAATGGATTCGTACGTTCCATGCGAAGCCCGACGCCAAGGCCCGCCTGGTGTGCTTCCCGCACGCCGGCGGTCCCTCGATCGCGTTCACCGCGCTGTCGGCGGCGCTGCCCGCCGACGTCGAGCTGCTCGCCGTGCAGTACCCGGGGCGGCAGGACCGCAGGGCGGAGCCGTTCGCCGAGGACGTGACGGCGCTCGCCACGGGCATCGTGGACGCCCTCGCCGACTTCGACGACCGGCCGCTGTTCCTGCTCGGGCACAGCTTCGGCTCGCTCGTGGCCTTCGAGTCGGCCCGTCTCCTGCAGGAGCGGACCGGCCTGGCCCGCCTGTTCGCGTCGGCGGCGTGGCCGCCCTCGGCGGACTGGCGCGCGCACGCCGACGGAGCGCACTCCGACGAGGAGATCCTCGGCCACATCCGGTGGCTCGGCGGCGTGCCGGACATCATCCTCAACGACCCCGAGATGGTCGCCGAGATGATCCGTCTGATGCGCGGCGACCAGGAGGCCCTCGGCCGCTACCGGTCCAAGGACGGTGCCGCGATCACGGCGCCCCTCACGGTCCTGCTCGCGCGGGACGACCCGAAGAACACGGCCGAGCAGATGGCCGACTGGGAGCGGCACACCACGGGCGAGTACCGCCTGGAGGAGATTCCCGGCGGCCACTTCGCCCTCACCGAGCCCGACCCGGCGGTGGTCCCGCTGCTCACCCGCGTCATCCGTGCTGACCTGGCGCGGGCGGCCGGAGAGGCGGGCGGCGCATGA
- a CDS encoding alpha-hydroxy-acid oxidizing protein, translated as MSEQTPQAGTPRPPRAEMVRQIYLAGISGQKPKLSTDLTTLEDAARVVLEPHAHAYIAGDAGTGTTGHVNREAFERWRLLPRMWKGVSERDMSVTLFGRRLDAPVLLAPVAAQTVAHPEGELASVRAAAEVGLPFVLSSFSSHSMEDVAKAAGSEPRWYQLYWPNDPEVAESLVRRVAPAGYSAIVVTVDNPTFGYRPCDMDTAYIPFVHGQGIANFTSDPAFQAQLPAGGGAMAAVGHWAKISGNPTLTWDDLPRLRSWTDLPILIKGVQHPDDARKALASGADGVVVSNHGGRQLDGGVAALDALPAVRAALGPDVPVLMDSGVRTGTDVVKALALGADAILFGRPYLYGLALDGQAGVEHVLRCLLADLDLAMTLTGSRTLADITRDLVVPSGPLA; from the coding sequence ATGAGCGAGCAGACCCCGCAGGCGGGGACGCCCCGGCCGCCCCGGGCCGAGATGGTCCGGCAGATCTACCTGGCCGGGATCTCCGGGCAGAAGCCGAAGCTGTCCACGGACCTGACGACGCTGGAGGATGCGGCGCGCGTGGTCCTGGAGCCGCACGCGCACGCCTACATAGCGGGCGACGCGGGCACCGGCACGACCGGCCACGTCAACCGCGAGGCGTTCGAGCGCTGGCGGCTGCTGCCGCGGATGTGGAAGGGCGTCAGCGAGCGGGACATGTCGGTGACCCTGTTCGGCCGGCGCCTGGACGCGCCGGTGCTGCTCGCGCCGGTGGCCGCGCAGACGGTGGCGCACCCCGAGGGCGAGCTGGCCTCGGTCCGCGCCGCCGCCGAGGTCGGCCTGCCGTTCGTCCTCTCGTCCTTCTCCTCGCACTCCATGGAGGACGTGGCGAAGGCGGCCGGGAGCGAGCCGCGCTGGTACCAGCTGTACTGGCCGAACGACCCGGAGGTGGCCGAGTCCCTGGTCCGCCGGGTCGCCCCGGCCGGGTACTCGGCGATCGTGGTCACGGTGGACAACCCCACCTTCGGCTACCGGCCCTGCGACATGGACACCGCGTACATCCCGTTCGTGCACGGCCAGGGCATCGCCAACTTCACCAGCGACCCGGCGTTCCAGGCCCAGCTGCCCGCGGGCGGCGGGGCGATGGCGGCCGTCGGGCACTGGGCGAAGATCTCGGGCAACCCGACGCTCACCTGGGACGACCTGCCGCGGCTGCGGTCGTGGACGGACCTGCCCATCCTCATCAAGGGCGTCCAGCACCCGGACGACGCCCGCAAGGCGCTCGCGTCCGGCGCCGACGGCGTCGTGGTCTCCAACCACGGCGGCCGGCAGCTGGACGGCGGTGTGGCCGCGCTCGACGCGCTGCCCGCGGTGCGCGCGGCCCTCGGTCCCGACGTCCCGGTCCTGATGGACTCCGGGGTCCGCACCGGCACGGACGTCGTCAAGGCGCTCGCGCTGGGCGCGGACGCGATCCTGTTCGGCAGGCCGTACCTGTACGGTCTCGCCCTCGACGGGCAGGCTGGCGTGGAGCACGTCCTGCGGTGTCTGCTCGCCGACCTGGACCTGGCGATGACCCTCACCGGGAGCAGGACCCTCGCGGACATCACGCGGGACCTGGTGGTCCCGTCGGGCCCGCTCGCGTAG